The following are encoded in a window of Rosa chinensis cultivar Old Blush chromosome 4, RchiOBHm-V2, whole genome shotgun sequence genomic DNA:
- the LOC112197244 gene encoding G-type lectin S-receptor-like serine/threonine-protein kinase At5g24080 has translation MDNFLNDMEREKPVRFTSLQLRIATDNFTNLLGSGGFGSVYKGESSNGTLVAVKALSGTSDKRIDEQFMAEVSTLGRIHHVNLVRLHGFCFERHLRALVYEYMSNGSLDKFLFHGNKILRFEKLHEIAVGTARGIAYLHEECQQRIVHYDIKPGNILLDVNFFPKVADFGLAKLCNRDNTHISMTGGRGTPGYAAPELWLGLPITHKCDVYMYIFRLMLLFEIIGRRRNLDLNLPESQDWFPRWGWKKFEAGELGQLMVVCGIEEKDREAVESNVLKRGGVPEAFSGEPHQGVSLEA, from the coding sequence ATGGACAATTTTCTAAATGATATGGAAAGAGAGAAGCCCGTCAGGTTTACTTCTCTACAACTTCGGATTGCAACTGATAACTTCACCAACTTGTTGGGTTCAGGAGGGTTTGGTTCAGTTTATAAAGGTGAATCTAGTAATGGAACACTTGTGGCAGTGAAGGCTCTAAGTGGTACCTCGGACAAGAGAATTGATGAGCAATTCATGGCGGAAGTTAGTACACTTGGCAGGATTCATCATGTCAACTTGGTTCGTCTCCATGGTTTCTGCTTTGAGAGACACCTCAGAGCGCTTGTTTATGAGTATATGTCAAATGGTTCGCTTGACAAGTTTCTTTTCCATGGAAACAAGATTTTAAGATTCGAAAAGCTTCATGAAATTGCAGTTGGGACAGCTAGAGGGATTGCTTACTTGCACGAAGAATGCCAGCAGCGAATAGTCCACTACGATATAAAACCTGGAAATATTCTTTTAGATGTGAATTTCTTCCCTAAAGTTGCTGATTTCGGTTTGGCCAAGCTGTGCAACAGGGACAATACTCATATATCAATGACAGGTGGGAGGGGAACTCCTGGTTATGCTGCACCAGAACTTTGGCTGGGGCTTCCTATAACCCACAAATGTGATGTGTACATGTACATCTTTAGATTAATGCTGTTATTCGAGATTATAGGTAGAAGAAGAAACCTTGACCTTAATCTTCCAGAGAGCCAAGACTGGTTTCCAAGGTGGGGATGGAAGAAGTTTGAAGCTGGTGAACTAGGACAACTAATGGTAGTATGTGGTATAGAGGAAAAAGATAGAGAGGCAGTAGAGagcaatgttttaaaacgcgGAGGCGTACCTGAGGCGTTTTCGGGAGAGCCTCACCAAGGCGTAAGCCTTGAGgcataa
- the LOC112198947 gene encoding probable sucrose-phosphate synthase 1 gives MRRINSMDVMENWAAHQKEKKFYIVLISLHGLIRGENMELGRDSDTGGQVKYVVELARALGSMPGVYRVDLLTRQVSSPDVDWSYGEPTEMLNPVNSENPQEELGESTGAYIVRIPFGPKDKYVPKELLWPHIPEFVDGALNHIIQLSKALGEQIGGCLHFYFTLLLSKILDLSDFSGNLHFYHIF, from the exons ATGCGTAGAATCAATTCTATGGATGTGATGGAGAACTGGGCTGCtcatcaaaaggaaaagaaattctaCATTGTGTTAATAAG CCTCCATGGCTTGATACGCGGTGAAAACATGGAGCTTGGTCGTGATTCTGATACAGGTGGCCAG GTCAAGTATGTTGTGGAACTTGCCAGGGCCTTGGGTTCAATGCCTGGAGTTTATCGCGTTGATTTACTAACAAGACAAGTTTCATCTCCAGATGTGGATTGGAGTTATGGGGAACCAACTGAAATGTTGAATCCAGTAAACTCTGAGAATCCACAAGAGGAGCTTGGGGAGAGTACTGGGGCTTATATAGTGCGTATACCATTTGGCCCAAAAGATAAATACGTTCCCAAAGAACTCCTTTGGCCACACATTCCTGAGTTTGTAGATGGAGCACTTAACCATATTATACAGTTGTCCAAAGCTCTTGGAGAGCAAATTGGAGGTTGTTTACACTTCTACTTTACACTTCTACTTTCTAAGATTCTAGATTTATCCGACTTTTCTGGCAATTTACACTTCTACCACATATTCTAA
- the LOC112197243 gene encoding serine carboxypeptidase-like 18, whose protein sequence is MASENLQCLKKYIGPLLCLHVVLLSSLCGIATSQTIVTSLPGFEGDLPFTLETGYVGVGDSNSSQLFYYFVESTRSPSEDPVMIWLTGGPGCSVLSAFFLEIGPLAFTYVDYNGSLPSLHLNPYAWTQGLNIIYVDSPVGTGFSYSTTQEGYYIDDEGAVDQIVEFLRKWLLAHPQYLNNILYIGGDSYSGIPLPIVVQKLFDGNNAGVAPYLNLRGYILGNPKTDDFIDVNSVTPFAHRLTLISDELYESTKESCGGDYVNVDDNNTGCVTDLATIDQLLLQINTMHVLEPNCQTALPNNREEEGRRSIRELPENFLTESTPALWCRYYNYVILGVWANDHSVRKALNVRENSIGVWKRCNKSIAYTKTVTSSVEYHKNLSNTNLRALVYSGDHDMSVPHIGTQEWIRDLNLTNSEIWRPWYVDGQVAGYSEKFSNVDYNLQYATVKGAGHAAPEYKAKECYAMIDRWLAYYPL, encoded by the exons ATGGCATCAGAAAACCTTCAATGTCTTAAGAAATATATCGGTCCGTTATTGTGTTTGCATGTAGTTCTTTTGTCAAGTTTGTGTGGGATTGCTACCTCACAAACCATAGTCACCAGTTTACCTGGTTTTGAAGGGGACCTGCCATTCACACTAGAAACTGG GTATGTGGGTGTGGGTGACTCAAACTCCTCCCAATTGTTCTACTATTTTGTTGAGTCGACCAGAAGCCCTTCTGAAGACCCTGTTATGATTTGGTTAACTGGAGGCCCTGGCTGCTCTGTTCTCTCTGCCTTCTTTCTTGAAATTG GTCCACTAGCTTTCACATATGTAGATTACAATGGAAGTCTACCCTCACTTCATCTGAATCCATATGCATGGACACAG GGCCTCAACATAATATATGTAGATTCACCTGTTGGCACCGGATTCTCTTATTCTACAACGCAAGAAGGTTACTATATAGATGACGAAGGTGCAGTGGACCAGATTGTTGAGTTTCTGAGGAAG TGGCTGTTGGCTCATCCTCAATATTTGAACAATATACTCTACATTGGTGGCGATTCTTATTCAGGAATTCCTCTTCCTATAGTAGTACAAAAACTTTTTGATG GTAACAATGCTGGAGTGGCGCCCTATCTAAACCTTCGA GGTTACATACTTGGAAACCCGAAGACTGACGACTTCATTGATGTCAACTCAGTGACCCCATTTGCACACAGGTTGACACTCATATCAGATGAACTTTATGAG TCCACCAAAGAAAGCTGCGGCGGTGATTACGTTAATGTAGATGATAACAACACAGGATGTGTGACAGATCTTGCAACAATTGATCAG CTGCTTCTTCAAATTAATACTATGCATGTCTTGGAACCCAATTGTCAAACGGCCTTACCAAAcaacagagaagaagaaggaagaagatcaATCCGAGAACTACCTGAGAATTTTCTAACAGAATCTACTCCTGCATTGTGGTGCCGG TACTACAACTACGTGATCTTGGGTGTGTGGGCTAATGACCACAGTGTCCGCAAAGCTCTTAATGTCAGAGAG AACTCCATTGGTGTCTGGAAGAGGTGTAATAAGAGCATAGCTTACACAAAGACCGTCACAAGTAGCGTTGAGTATCATAAGAATCTCAGCAACACAAACCTTCGAGCTCTTGTATACAG TGGTGACCATGACATGTCTGTTCCACACATCGGCACCCAGGAGTGGATCCGTGATCTTAATTTGACAAATAGTGAGATTTGGCGGCCGTGGTATGTAGATGGTCAAGTTGCTGG ATACTCAGAAAAGTTCTCAAACGTTGACTACAATCTGCAATATGCTACTGTAAAG